The Plasmodium brasilianum strain Bolivian I chromosome 11, whole genome shotgun sequence nucleotide sequence ACCATGCATAACAGGTGTCGGTTAATTTTTCAGCTCTTCCATTAAACCCGCCATTATTTGTTTGTCTAAGACTTAACCAGTCAGCTagctttttttcattaactaaatataatttctGAATTAGAAATAATGTAGCTACACAGCAAAAAACACTAGCTGCATGTGGTTCATTTCCACTTGTCCATGAAAAACCATTTTCGCAAATAGCATAATTAGTTAATACATAGGATGATATTTTTTCAGTTGAAACTAggtttaatttatttagtaTGGTTAAGCAGCTAACAGCACTGTAAACAAAACGTGTGTCAACTTCTCCCCATTTGTCACCCTTAAACGAACCGTCTTCATTTAGTAGGGTTAAAATATAGTTACACGCATTTTCTCGTATGCTTTTTTCCTTGGTTGCTTGGCTGTTACAGCTGTTACTACTTCGGTAGCTATTACTGTAGTTGTTCCCCTTAATTTCAGGTTCGAAATAAATATCAGCCTTGCTGGTACTGGCCCCGTTAACAAGCCTGTCGAGGGCGTTAGTTTCATTCACTCGGTAATTAGTACCATTACAAGtgtcattattatttccattatttATGTTGGCTTTCCCACTTTGCATGTAGATATTGAAGTTATCAAATGAATAGTTTAGTAAAAGAAGAGATAATATTGCATGGTGTGTTGACACAATATGCGAGTCGTAATTTACGTTATTACCAAAACCACCATCTATATTTTGACaccttaaaataaaattaataaactcttcttttttatcgaTTTTATGagataatattttacaagaACAAAGGAAATAAAACACTCCACACATTTTAAGggtttcattaaatataaattcttcTGCATTAGATATACTTGTGTACGAGTTTAAATActttatatgtttttcttgTACAAACTCAATGTCACTAAACATTTTTACTAacatatctttttcttttttttttttaatgtcgcatatattattaagtcTTTTAATTGGGTAGAACAAATGAGGGAAGGgggaatgaaaaaaaaaaaaaaaaaaaaaaaaaaaaattttttatctaaaatggttatttaatataaaaatatgtgaagTTACATCATATTCCcgtgaaatatattattattatctttatGATTATTCGTTTTCTGCATTAACATAACAGAATATTgcagaaaaagaagaaataaaataaataggcAAAATGATAAGTTGAAGGAGCTAGATTAATTTTATGGTACATTTATGTCCATAAACTgtatagtaataaaaaggtatatttaacaaaataaaaaaaaatatatcgaaaaaaaaaatggataaatatTAAGTAAAGAAGCAACAGCGCATTCCAGAGCATTTCCATATTTATACCTAgctatttaaagaaaaaattagctGCTTTTTGAGGGCTTACTTTTTGAGCGAAAATTGTTATATACACGCAGCACTGCATAATGTGAagagctttttttttttttttttttaaaaaaaaaaattgagttTTCAgcgttacatatatataatatgtgcTGTTACATTTatcttaacatttttaagtataataaCATAGCAGATATTGCAGtgttatacgtatatacatattcgcATATTttgtatgcacgtatgtacgtatgtacatgtttGTAAAGGGATTAACAATTTCACTACCGTTTCTTCCTATTTTATAGAAACAAGAAATAtcgaattaaaaaaaaataatttgagtaaaaataaaatgaaaggatgaaaaaacagaaatgataaagttatttttatcaaaaagaTACAAAGTTTTAACgctcttcctttttttgttaattctgATATTAAATGAAGTTACAAGAACTTTATGTAATAAGAAAGGAAGCGCATTATATGGGGGAAAAACAAGCTCGTTAAGTAGTGGGCAGCTAAAGCCGTTAAACAATTGGCAAAAATCGAGGGTACATTATTATGAAGGTAAACATAAGAGGGAGAAGAAAGATAGGGTGAAGCTATTtatcttatataaaaatccTAAGAATGGAGGAGTACTTATCCCACAaaacagaagaaaaaataaagtaaatatctttcgcttaaaattaaataatttgtgTTCTAGAAAAGATGTCaaattagaaaattatagaaatatagGTATTATTGCACATATAGATGCTGGGAAAACAACAACGACAGAacgaatattatattatacaaatgTAATTAAGAAGATAGGAGAAGTACATGAAGGGTTATCAACAATGGATTATCTTGATATAGAAAGAGAAAAGGGTATAACGATTAATGCTGCTGTTACTACTTGTTATTGGAATGGcagtgaaaaaaatttagatgAATATAGGATAAATATAATTGATACACCAGGGCATGTTGATTTCACTGCAGAAGTAGAAAAGAGCTTACGAGTTTTAGATGGTGGAGTTGTTGTATTTGATAGTAGTGAGGGTGTAGAATCTCAGTCAGAGACGGTTTGGAAACAAGCTAACAGATATAATATTAgtagaattatatttttaaataaattagacAAAGTGGGAGCTAATTTTGATTCTTGtattgaagaaataaaaagaaaattaaataaaaaaatattaatattatatgtaccaGTTTTTGAGATGAGTAATTTTATTAGTACtattgatatattaaaagaaaaaatgattgtatataaaaactctcacaattttgtttttgaaGATATTCCAAAGGtacattataatttatttttaaaatataaaaatttattatatgaacaGATTgcagaaaattttaatctaTTTCTTaacaattatttaaatgataagCCTATGGAAGTGGAAGAAATTGAAGAGTACATTAGAAAATTAGTCgtagaacaaaaatataatgtagtTATGTGCGGGTCagctttaaaaaacaaaaacatacatatgttaCTGGATCTTGTAGTTAAATACTTACCTTCTCCTATAGACTCAATTCAGAATTATaagaaacaaataatatacaaatatgatGTTAGTAAAAGAGGGGAAAAGCTGCTGCGTGTCCAACTCAATGCGGATAAGACTGGAAAAGCAGGAGATGTCTACACAGGTAAACCTTCAGACAATGAAGTTCAGAATGGTCATATAAGTGAGAAAGAGGGCATAAAGAAGGGTACTGCAGAGAAAAAAGTGAGCATTGGTAGTAGCGGTATCAGTGACCACAGCACTGACGGTGCCGACAATTGCAGCAACGATTACAGCAGCCATAGCAGCatggaaaagaagaaaaggagCACAGCGTGCACAGGTAACAAGACAGAGAATTTCGAGACTAATGGGAAGGCAGAAATAGATCCTAGCCACCAAATATCAGAAGAGTTAAacgaattaaatataaaaaattataagagaAAAGTTGTAGGGctaatatacaaaattatgaatGACCAACATTTgggaaatattaattatgttCGTATATATGAAGGTCAAATAAATAGAGgagattatatatataataatagaacaaaaaagagcgaaaaaatatctaaaatattttttatacattctagtgaaaaatatgaattagaAAATGCACGTGTAGGTGATATTGTGGGACTTGTTGGGTTAAAAGATACCCAAATTGGTGATACTTTAagtaatgtatttttaagagcagagttaaaaaaaattaaagatattCCACCAATTataagtttttatatatataataaaaataaaaatgagtatgaaaaattaattaatgcattaattaaaattagaaaagaagatcattcttttttttttcacataaaTCAGGACACAAAAGATTTACTTATTAGTGGTGTTGGAGAATTGCatttacaaattataattaataaaattcagAAAGAATTTAATATTCCAATAATATATGGACAACCTCAAATATCTTATAAAGAAACATTTACGGAAAATGTTGAAGCCAGAGGAAAGTATATTAAACAGTCAGGAGGTAGAGGACAGTATGGAGATGTACACATCAAAATTGAACCCATGTATAATTATTCGGACGAAGAAGACGCCGATGAAGATAATGCTAGTGTTagtgataataattataaggaTGAAGAATATGTAAATGGTGAGAAtggaaataataacaaaaatttggATAAAAATAGTATGAATATTGATACATCAgaagttaataataatattattataaagaatGAAATAACATGTGGAGCAATCCCGTCTGTGTATTTTGATGCAATATATACAGGTATAAGGGAACAGTGTAATTTAGGGGTCCTTTTTAATTCCcctttaataaatattattattagaattGTCGATGGATCATTTCATCCCGTTGATAGTAATGAACATGCATTTAAATTGGCAGCTGGGTTAGCTATCAGAGAAGCAGCAAGGAAAGTGACCATTAGGCTCCTGGAGCCCATGATgaatgtattataaaaaaaaaaaaaaaattgaaaattgaCGCATGAAGGAATAGAAGAAACACGCTTATAATTACTTATAAAgatgttatatttattgtgatacgtaaaaattaaaaaaaaaattttttttttttcttgcagCTGAATGTGTCAGTGCCTACGGAATATTTAGGTGATGTAATTAGCGATTTAgttaaaaaaaggggaaaaataCAACATGTGGATGAAAGTAAGGCaataaatgagaaaatatactttgactttttttttgcagtATATCCGTTTGGGTGAATTGACATACATTCTGTtatgcatatgtttatatgggcatatatatgcttagacgtgtatatatgttgaGAGAGACCTATAAATACATGCGTACATACCCGCTTAAATGGATTTCTAAATTAGGTGATGAATTTACCAAAGAAATATTCGCCCGAGCTCCCATGGCCTCCATTTTGTCGTATGTTAGTGACCTACGGAAAATAACTAAAGGAAGAGGTTATACATCCCACATTTAAAATGATGTTtagtttattaaaatatgaaaaaacgTGATAAATTAGTCAATAAGACTCCAAGATATTCCATGAGACATCATATGTCTTGAGATAAAACAatgtcatatatattaaaaatataggtATCATTTTAATGTCCACTTGattcacaattttttttttttttttttttatttatttttaggaAATTACACTATGACACTTCACAAGTATTCATTAGTACCACAGTACATACAGGAACaaatattacaaaagaaGGAGTAATGgaatattatttacttttttggTATTATGAAACCTTTTCCATTAAAATTgttgactttttttttttttgaattaaaaactgtatcaaaataaatttatgaacagtgcataattttattgtgttcataaatatttgtctttttttttgtatttgtattaagtgtttgttataaaatagtaatgctttaaaattcttaagtaaatgttaattaattctttttgtgtttattttatatttctatgcAATATTTGTGGAATTGTTTTAAGTGTCAAATGAAGAAAAcatgtgtaaaaaaaaaaaaaaaaaaaaaaaaagcattctTAACAaagtgcattttttttttataatattattttcctttttataactcatttttaattttaattttattatttgttttacataaatatatgtattaaaacatttacaaaacatattaaatttataaaaaaaaaaataacaattgctttattttaacaCCACTCACCATTGTGTATCAGCACATAAAAGTATTTCCATAAGATCGCGCTCCTTAGGAAGTATTTTTCCTCATTGTCTTCATGGAGTAATTGTATAACATACGCACGTTATGGTAAAatgctttaaaaatatgggTTGTacagttaaatatatacatacatacatacatacatacatacatacgtacatacatacatacgtacttacatacatacgtacatacatacatacgtacatacatacatacgtacatacatacatacatacgtacatacatgcataatatacatatatatatataataattttcccattttgctgtgaattttaatatatgaactGCTCTTCATTAAGGTATATTTCTTTACCTTTGTACCAAGtactacattttttatatgcacTGAAACTAAATGTAGCAGCTATTTTAGTTtatccttctttttttttttctgttcttTTTTAGATATTATTGTATACTGACTCCGTCTTACATAGTGTTCATGTAATTCAAAATGTGTAGATAATGGTCCACAATTTgatatatcttatttttgtCTTCctcctttatatttttttttgagtaataatattttattttatttatattatgtagaaatatataataataaataccattacttttaaaataagcaaaaatcTTTAACATGATATGATATGAGAGCACGTTGAATTTATTGATTGCAAGAGAGTActgaattattttatttaatcttAAACATTCGAAGAGGATatctaataatatatctttcttaattgttgtatttttatctatttttttataaatttcgaactcattttcataaatatttttttcatctataTATGATTTTAATAGTTCTTCGATATTTGGATTATCAAAAAAttccaaatattttaagacgtgtaaattaaaaaagctTTCAAAATTTTCCCTGTTTTCATAAATGAATGAacacaaatttttattttttacgtctgaagtatatatttccacattttt carries:
- a CDS encoding geranylgeranyl transferase type-2 subunit beta; this translates as MQKTNNHKDNNNIFHGNMILNNICDIKKKKEKDMLVKMFSDIEFVQEKHIKYLNSYTSISNAEEFIFNETLKMCGVFYFLCSCKILSHKIDKKEEFINFILRCQNIDGGFGNNVNYDSHIVSTHHAILSLLLLNYSFDNFNIYMQSGKANINNGNNNDTCNGTNYRVNETNALDRLVNGASTSKADIYFEPEIKGNNYSNSYRSSNSCNSQATKEKSIRENACNYILTLLNEDGSFKGDKWGEVDTRFVYSAVSCLTILNKLNLVSTEKISSYVLTNYAICENGFSWTSGNEPHAASVFCCVATLFLIQKLYLVNEKKLADWLSLRQTNNGGFNGRAEKLTDTCYAWWIFSSLIILKKYKWVNKNALKNYILLCQDLNNGGISDNPDCLPDICHTFFGLAALSLIDNLNESDKILHLKQMSPVYAIPLQTVKKRKLPHYDIDIF
- a CDS encoding elongation factor G, giving the protein MIKLFLSKRYKVLTLFLFLLILILNEVTRTLCNKKGSALYGGKTSSLSSGQLKPLNNWQKSRVHYYEGKHKREKKDRVKLFILYKNPKNGGVLIPQNRRKNKVNIFRLKLNNLCSRKDVKLENYRNIGIIAHIDAGKTTTTERILYYTNVIKKIGEVHEGLSTMDYLDIEREKGITINAAVTTCYWNGSEKNLDEYRINIIDTPGHVDFTAEVEKSLRVLDGGVVVFDSSEGVESQSETVWKQANRYNISRIIFLNKLDKVGANFDSCIEEIKRKLNKKILILYVPVFEMSNFISTIDILKEKMIVYKNSHNFVFEDIPKVHYNLFLKYKNLLYEQIAENFNLFLNNYLNDKPMEVEEIEEYIRKLVVEQKYNVVMCGSALKNKNIHMLLDLVVKYLPSPIDSIQNYKKQIIYKYDVSKRGEKLLRVQLNADKTGKAGDVYTGKPSDNEVQNGHISEKEGIKKGTAEKKVSIGSSGISDHSTDGADNCSNDYSSHSSMEKKKRSTACTGNKTENFETNGKAEIDPSHQISEELNELNIKNYKRKVVGLIYKIMNDQHLGNINYVRIYEGQINRGDYIYNNRTKKSEKISKIFFIHSSEKYELENARVGDIVGLVGLKDTQIGDTLSNVFLRAELKKIKDIPPIISFYIYNKNKNEYEKLINALIKIRKEDHSFFFHINQDTKDLLISGVGELHLQIIINKIQKEFNIPIIYGQPQISYKETFTENVEARGKYIKQSGGRGQYGDVHIKIEPMYNYSDEEDADEDNASVSDNNYKDEEYVNGENGNNNKNLDKNSMNIDTSEVNNNIIIKNEITCGAIPSVYFDAIYTGIREQCNLGVLFNSPLINIIIRIVDGSFHPVDSNEHAFKLAAGLAIREAARKVTIRLLEPMMNLNVSVPTEYLGDVISDLVKKRGKIQHVDESDEFTKEIFARAPMASILSYVSDLRKITKGRGNYTMTLHKYSLVPQYIQEQILQKKE
- a CDS encoding liver merozoite formation protein codes for the protein MSLCKKVLFIDILNGINVNYNKKKYINKNMSYNHENVSQKTLFVSKNEIQTSIANEESCTLDDDKNENILKQYIYTLSHLTIFDIDREKDIPLNISLLLKACLASHNYIKNVEIYTSDVKNKNLCSFIYENRENFESFFNLHVLKYLEFFDNPNIEELLKSYIDEKNIYENEFEIYKKIDKNTTIKKDILLDILFECLRLNKIIQYSLAINKFNVLSYHIMLKIFAYFKSNGIYYYIFLHNINKIKYYYSKKNIKEEDKNKIYQIVDHYLHILNYMNTM